DNA from Brassica napus cultivar Da-Ae chromosome C4, Da-Ae, whole genome shotgun sequence:
ACACCAACTGTGAGTTCTCTCTGATTATTCTTCATCATTCCCGCCATATATCCTCCAATATTCTCCTTGTACGCATTCATTTTACTTCTATAATCTTGCTTAACTCCATCACAAACGTTTCCGTTCTCTTCAGCTTTAAGAGCTTCTTGTTTCTCAGCCCGTTTCTTGTCTTCCTCTCTAGATGGCGTTGGCAATTGAGCTTTCTCAGCATGTTTCTCTAGTTCCGcttctttctctcttgttgGCTTTGTTGGTTGAACCTTCTCGGTTTCCTTATGAACCAGGGGAGGTCTTGCTGCGGTTGTACCAATGGGAGAAGTTTGTTTCCCCGTTGGCTCTAGTCTAGGGAGCTTCACAACAAGACTTGTGCCTAAAAATATGGCAGCGATGGAGTCAACATTGATGTTTTCCGGAATAGGGAACTCCTTGCGGAGACGGATCCATCTGTTGGCTCCTGCATGACGTTCCCCCATCACGCTTACCTTCCTCGTTGAGGTTACTTGCACTTTAAGTTGCTCTTTCCTAAACCCTGTTATACCAAGAACCGATCAACACAATTCAAGAACCATGAGTAAAACAAAAACCACAATGAATGTAATACGAGAGATTGTTGATTAGTAATAATACCTGGAAGGTTAATTGTGAGAATTTCGAATCCCTGTTCACTTTTCCAGTTAAAGACTGGATCGAACTCATCGTAGATGCGGTTGGCAGTAGCATGATCAGCTTTTCtctccattttctgaattttcttGGTTTGTATTTGGATTTGGAATTAAGGATATTAATTTGGGTTATGTTGATAAGAGGGATCCAATCGATTTCTTTATGTACTAAtgaacaaatgtattttttcaTAAGTTGTTTTCTTTGAGGTTAGGTTATTCCTTTACTTAGCCTAACTGTTATGGTCCCCTTCTATATTGTTCTTCCCCTTTTATATTCAAGTTTATTTTCcaattctctagaaaataaacaaaaaggttGAGAAATGCGTTGCTTTATAGAGAACAAATAACAAGTTTTTCAGATTGGACAACCAAAGTTTTTCTATAAGATTATGCGTTTTTTTCCAAAGGATTCTCTCATTCCAATATAATGCAATGAATTTTGACATCAGCCTCAGTTCCATTTCCAAATTACCAAAAGCTTAAATAGATGTCACAACAGTCTTTACCAACAACCCAACAACGTTTAATCATCAAAATGCACCAGACTCTTACCACTTAACAATCCACTAGACTTTTTGAAAGATTCAAGAAGTTTGAGGATTTCCCATTTGCCAAAACAGCAGTAAACATTCTAGAGATCATTTGGATTCGAACAAAAGGTGACATGAGGTCGACCCTCTGGCCACACTAGCCAACTCGTTGAGCATCTCTCGCCTCTTTTCCAACTTTTCCAGCTGTTTCGGCCCCGACGCATGTTGGGTAGAAAGTTGCTTTCTTCAACTGTTTAGCATTCTTGAGGATGTAAGTGGCCACTTGTTTCTCATCTTCTCGTTGCCATCCGTATCTTGTCCACACCAATGTCTCCAGATGAAGCAACAGACATTTTGGTACACATTTCGGCTGAGTCCATTCCCAGCTCACTGGAGAACGTTCACGATAACGATATGACTGACAAAAGCGCAATTAATATGATATTAGATCATcataatatatgaataaaaagaAGCTCTGGAAACAACTTGTGGTAAATTGCTAACACCAAAGAGCTTGAGGATTTGCAATTTAGGAGAGCTATCGAGCATGAAGGAAAGTAGATTCCACCCATTTATTTCATTTATATGCAGCTCCAAAGAGACCAGCTGATAGAAGATGCTACCAGTAGGACACTTAATCTGTGGATAGATGGTTAAGCATTAGTACAGAAAAAACAATGGCAGATACAAAAACGGTGTTAAATTTTACCTCTAAGGGTAAGTGAAAGGAAAGACATTTGGGTGAAGTTAGAGATGCAATGATGTTCTCATTGGCTATATGAGAAACATTTTTGATATTTGCTTCCACCAGCTCTGGCGCATTCTCAATTAGACAGAAGTCAATAAAACCGAGGCATTCGATGCTCAAGTACTTCAAAGATGGTGCATTAATCACATAGCCTCCATCATT
Protein-coding regions in this window:
- the LOC106449272 gene encoding inactive protein RESTRICTED TEV MOVEMENT 2 — encoded protein: MERKADHATANRIYDEFDPVFNWKSEQGFEILTINLPGFRKEQLKVQVTSTRKVSVMGERHAGANRWIRLRKEFPIPENINVDSIAAIFLGTSLVVKLPRLEPTGKQTSPIGTTAARPPLVHKETEKVQPTKPTREKEAELEKHAEKAQLPTPSREEDKKRAEKQEALKAEENGNVCDGVKQDYRSKMNAYKENIGGYMAGMMKNNQRELTVGVVAPAAAVLLLSIGFYAGHMFTS